The following is a genomic window from Episyrphus balteatus chromosome 1, idEpiBalt1.1, whole genome shotgun sequence.
TCTCTTGAAAGTACCACAGGGATCTGTGCAGGgtcctattttatttttagtttataacaTAAATTCCTGATGAAATTGGAATTGCATactgttcaaatattttttgggaACAAGTTTCAGATATGAACTATGACATTAACTTGCCAATTTTTTCGTTTGCTAAACATGAATTGATTGTCAGTAGCATAACaaaatctgtgttttttttttagatattccaaTAGTTTTTCATTCATGATTTCCGGCCGTAAGTAACTTAACCCTTAATACTGTATGCTTTGATTCCATACATCATGTATAAGACTGTTAAAATTCTTCTTGTGCCTTATTGCACCATGCTTGCAAATTGTAATTTGAagatttttcacaaatattgtgaaattagttacaaattttgttgcaataattttttaaataggtatacaaaaaacCGGGCAACGCAGCCCGAATCCGAATTTGAGGTCCGTTTGACATATACAGGTCCAGAAGTGCTAAAAACCACCCCCCACATATGGCTAAATGGTTAGGTTTTTGGTGTGTGTTTTGCACTTTAATTAAACGCTCACAGGAATTGTTGAGAGTTGTAAGTGCTAAGGTCTTCTTCCTCGAAAAGGTTTAATGTCAAACACAACTACAAGACATTAAATCTAAAGCTTGCTACTAGTGACGCACACTAAACATTGATCATTTTAaatcaaacataaaaatatagttTGAATGTGTACATAATGTTAATGATCAGAAAATAGTCCACAACtggttttattattaatttaggaaaagaatttttttttaataacaaaaatatatatgaaaaaaatgttacacatacaccacagtgaccatttacatttattctatttttttttatttatttttctttttgccaGTAAAGTTGCTATCAGTGAagcaaaaacttaattattcttCGTTGTCTAATTTGTGATTCAttgaaaccgaaaaaaaatggtttcatATCAACTTCGACAGTggttttgacttaaaatttgtataaaattacttATAGCTTCCATGTTAAAAAATGATAATAGTTGCGTGCTTGATCGGTGTGTGGAAGCTTTTGAGAGTTAAGTATTTCATAGGCACGttatttactcattttttaattatgttaGGTTTTATGTCTATGGTTTTTGGTGACTTTAACTGTATGAAATGTACTATACTCAGAGCAAGGAATACTGTTCTAACTTCAAAAATGCAAGAACActagaaataaattgcacgactggggtcgcacgtacttgctcttatggtaaaagttactctaatgctaaagtttttcattatacaaaataagggaaaatttaaaatttgatattttcacggaatttcgttagtggtgcaaaaaaaaaaataaaaatgccgttttaaatgatcttttacacaaaactaagtacctatgccattttatttctagtataaaaaggaatttttagaaaaaaattttcgaaaatcgttggagccgttttttaaaaaaataattttttatatataaaaattttctaacatttttcaaaaaaaaaaagttgatatgcaattttgaataaataattacctaatttacacacaaaaacaaaatttcaaaattttccaccaactcgtttccaaaaaatcgatttttcaaaaaaaaaatttgaaatattttttaaaaatccaaaaatgtgttttttgaaaaattaaaattttttttaaatcatgattctttaaacgtttctgtattaaaaatttggtcgaaatctgttttgtcgtttttgagaaattcataaatccaaaaaaccattctatggcaggtaccgttaataacggtacaaaaaatattttttttattatcaaaggaggctcttatctgtaacagtaagcagaaaaattttaatcaaaatcgttagagccgtttttgaaataaatcaacttttctgtttccgttatatgacaggtaccgttagttttagtcctaaaaaaaaaacttcaatttctcctctagggaatcacccaaaactgttaactaccaagtttgaagaaaatcgcttcagtagtttaggctgtagctcgaggttcttacagacagacagacagacagacagaattgccggacctacttttttggcattctccatcatcgtaatgtcatgtagaattgttatctcgagttcgatttttttacgaatcctaaacttgccctatagtacctataccgCAAGTAAAAACTCGGTGGCATTGTCAAAAGATAAGATTTTCGGTCTTAAACTTTCTCTATGTCATCAGTCATCACAAAACCACATCAGTAAAACCAATTCCTCCCacctaacatttttttcaaaagatacacttatttctacaacttttacaaaaTCGGGAAAACCACACATTAGTTATTAACTCTACAACCGCTTAACCatttattaacttaaaaaaattctatcaattTCAGTGTCCAAAAAACCCATCCGAACGACAATAACCAACCAAAATTCAATGAAATGGAGTTCTTCGACGAATTTGAATCTAACCTCCCTTATGGAATCCAAAATGTCCGACGGGATCTCAGCAGTCGATCTAGCCGCAGCCAACCGCTACGTATGCACAAACCAAAAGTAAGCCCAACCACAATTAAcccacaaacacacacacaagcATTTGAAACAATTTCCCTTATTCTCATGCCGCTTCACTCATTCCATCAGACACAACACAAAACACGGCGTATACTTTAACACGAGCAACCATTTTGTGGTAACACACTCTAACAAAGTTACGTATATTTTCTTTATCCTATCCTCATGAAcaaaaacatcaacaacaacaacaacaaaaaactagaCCACTTTCCAATCGTTGTGTCCCTCCAAGCGTCTAGTCATCCCACTGGAGACCATCGAATACATATACCGTCCGGATCACTATGAGGAAGTTACCTGTTACCACAGTTACGCACCGAACCGGGACTACCTTTCCGAAACCAATAAGGTGAGCAAATAAATTCAAACACTCCCTGCGGTTGCTGCTACACAGTCCAGTCCGTTGTCCGTCCACATGTTTTGTTCCATTGTCCAAGTGTATACCAAACTGTGTAGCAACAACATCAACATGTATATTTCTTTGCATTTTGTGCGGGACCGGGCCCGGGAGTCCGGTACCCTTTATATTCTTCTGTTGTTCTGCCTGACCAAActaatttgaaattattattgcGTTTGCGGTTTCGTTTTCATTCGGTATAATTGTAGGTTTGCAGCGAAGCAGGATTCACTTGTATCCAATTGAATCGGACTGTGTATCTGACGAGGCGTGCCAAGGGTTCCGAATGCTGGGAATCTGAGACGAGAATCGTACCGTCTGGCTGCGAGTGTATGTGGCCGAAGCACACCTTCGGTGACATCATCACGTACCATTGAATTTACAAAGGACCACATCAATATCACAAACAGTACCACCAATTGTAAAACCGTTAACAACACATATCTATCCAAACCAGAGACTCCTAACCATTCAACATACAACACGCATTCATATTGTAACCAAATAATTTGATGAAacaattcgaattattcattaaattaatttctacATTATtcgattataaaaataataataatattttatttattttattgattgtttgaaattttaacCATTTGATTGTGTTTACACCACAACTACCATCTACTTTTGTTGTGTTGCCAGGAAGAGTGTCTTTTCGATATGcaaataatctcaaaaattatTGTCATCTGTTTTGTTAATGAAAATTGTGTGTGACCAATTTAAATGtgtaatttaattatatttcaatatttttttatcaaacagaaattttattaaattaaattttgttgtcatttatttcaaataaaattttatacttatatttatttattcacttATAGCTacatttataataatattttacaaTACCAAAACATGTCAATTACATAtcatagaaatttttaaaaaagtttataatattgtcaataagtttaaaaaagaagaagtttttttttaagaaataataaagatatatatttatgtagttattttgtttattattttaaacgtTTTTCAGAATAAGTACAGGTAAGTAGGATTGTTAAGTGTTTTAAGAACGCTCTGCTTAAAAGGACTTGTAAAGGCTGATGATAAGTAGGTTTATGTTATAAAGACCATAATCTTAGAGATGGACAGTAAATTTGAATTCCAgactttttcaaatcaaaacaccattaaattattatttattttttgttttttttttttttttcttatttgccGTTTTATTTTAGGTCATTAGAAAATTGTTCATTTCCATTTTATTCCgggaatattaatttttaaaaaagcgttCCCGAAATAAATACTTAATACTGAAAATCAAGTGGCTTAAAATCACAttaaaatcaattgtttttaaaaatttaatttctttacaccacatatacatatgtatgaacaaaattcttctaaattaaaattaaaatgttgcaaaacaaaaatatcagctACTTATTCACTTCTTTGCTGCATTTTATGACATTTCAaggaaacttttaaaatttaatgagcCAAAAATGGGTAATTAGTTTATAAGGGTGTTTAAAAGcttgtttaatttaaaagtgCTTGGTAAAACCAAAAAATCCGACTTTAAGGTTTTAAAGCCCGTGAAATCGGCCATTAGAATGTTACCTAaagtttttaatgaattatgCTGTTGGTATTAATTTCCTTTAAGAAATAAAACGAGAACGTTTCAGGTCAAaaggtttttttaataaaaaaatattaatttgatttttcatacCAAAACAAATTAggcaaattcaatttataaacaaagtataaattaattaaagtagAAAACACTCTGAGGGCGTATTTTCAACAGTTTTTTATAGCATTCATAAAagaaaactttgaattcaataattttaatcttataggtaaaaaaagtatcaaaagttatttttaaagtgattttattCTCCAAATGAAGTataccatttgatttcttgtataacaaacaatttggtaatttttgaaaaatcccatCTCTGCGTTATCGTTAGGATGAATATTTGGAATTAAACACAGATAAAAAATGACTATTACATAACCTTTAGATAGATATACAACAAAAGAAAGAAGATAAAGTTTTAttgagttatttttatttataatcactatttgatgatgatgataattaatattataattaatatttgcTTCGAAGTTTGCACATGAATATAACTTGgtgtttacatatttttataatatttaaagtAATATTTAAGTAATTCTGTTTAAAAACTGTAATTACtgtgaaatatttatttaatatgtgtATTGTATTGACATATTACTTTTcgtataaaaaattacttttcgtataaataaacaaacgtATTAACTTACAACTTGTCCATTAACGTTATTCAGaaacatgatttatttttttttattcatttaaagaTTTTATAGGTATATaggattatttttaaattcattatataaattcaaaaagcaatgcaaaataaaatgtgtttaataACGTGGTGAAAGTTATAGGTAATTAGAATAATCTACTACTacttcaaaattattaaaaaattacactggtctacaagattttttaaacaaagaaccATTATGAAAGTAATGGGTATGCTTCATTCATTGACAGTATTTTTCGtatcaatttttacttgcgatatatgtaggtactatagggcaagtttaggattcgtaaaaaaaatcgaactcgagataacaattttacatgacattacgatgatggagaatgccaaaaaagtgggtccggcaattctgtctgtctgtaagaacctcgagctacagcctaaactactgaagcgattttctttaaacttggtagttaacagttttgggtgattccctagaggataaattgaagttttttttttttttaaccaaaactaacggtacctgtcatataacgtaaacagaaaagttgatttatttcaaaaaacggctctaacgattttgattaaaatttgtttgcttactgttacagataagagcctcctttgacaataaaaaaaatattttttgtaccgttattaacggtacctgccatagaacgtttttttttggatttatgaatttctcataaacgacaaaacagatttcgaccaaatttttaatacagaaacgtttaaacaatcattatttaaaaaagttttaaatttttcaaaaaacacatttttggatttttaaaaaatatttaaaatttttttttttgaaaaatcaattctttggaaacgagttggtgaaaaattttgaaactttgtttttatgtgtaaattaattatttattcaaaattgcatatcaacttttttttggaaaaatgttagaaaaattttatatataaaaaattatttttttaaaaaacggctctaatagcccagggaaattagtaatttaaatcgcatttttcgcgggacaaaatttttttcatggaatgtgttcgggtggttgtccttatcataaaagtcaatttgttgggaaaattggaggttgggaacagccgccatcttggaaaagagattggtatcgtttttattgaatagctccattgttattcattttaacagaaaatgacaaaggtaggacttattaacaataaaattatctaaacaatgatatacaaaacaattctgtgagttgattaaataaaattttatagttggtcaaagtgcgggtttgtatcgcaaggttgggacaaaatgacattttttcatatatctgacgaacttttgatttgtttggataattcttcaagaatgaattgtagtacttataattacctataaaatgagcccacaatcgttattgtcaccatcgtattgtagaagtaatctaactccgaaactctccatgtactagtcaaaagtaagaaaaaagctgtttttttgctcataggccgagaaaattttgggagtagaggtataaccaaaaattaagtacgcagttttgcagccatacgcatgttaatgtcgattttaaaggtctgacaactctaattttgagctttatacggtttttggggggttaaataacgtaagttttccagttaacgtgaatgggctaaatttatactatttgaaattataaatatacaagctgatgctctattatttttcctaaatctgaacaccccaatcttgaggatgtgacctatagaactcaagatataagccgtttatacgattatgttttagaggcttttttgtttcgatttttgtttgtttattcgaattgaaaagcctgatatggttagttaaaaaagcttatatcgtgagttctattaaccccatagccgagattgaggtgtccagatttaggaaaaataatagagcatcagcttgtatatttataatttcaaatagtataaatttatcccattcacgttaactggaaaacttacgttatttaaccccccaaaaaccgtataaagcccaaaattagagttgtcagacctttgaaatcgacattaacacgagtatggcagcaaaactgcgtacttatattttggttatacctctactcccaaaattttctcggcctactagcaaaaaactagcttttttctcacttttgactagtacatggagagtttcggagttagattacttctacaatacgatggttacaataacgattgtgagctcattttataggtaattataagtactataattcattcttgaagaattatccaaacaaatcaaaagttcgtcagatatatgaaaaaatgtcattttgtcccaaccttgcgatacaaacccgcactttgaccaactataaaattttatttaatcaactcacggaattgttttgtatatcattgtttagataattttattgttaataagtcctacctttgtcattttctgttaaaatgaataacaatggagctattcaataaaaacgataccaatctcttttccaagatggcggctgttcccaacctccaattttcccaacaaattgacttttatgataaggacaaccacccgaacacattccatgaaaaaaattttgtcccgcgaaaaatgcgatttcatgcccatattttgactaatttccctgagctataacgattttcgaaaatttttttcttaaaattcctttttatattagaaataaaatggcatacttagttttttgtaaaagatcatttaaaacggtatttaattatttataaaaacatattttatttttttttgcaccaccaacgaaattccgtgaaaatatcaaattttaaattttcccttattttgttcaatgaaaaactttaacattagagttacttttaccataagagcaagtacgtgcgacccatgtcgtgcaatttattttggaaaaatttggcaaaaaatatatatttattacaTTATTATTGTTGGAAACTTTtctgaatgtaacgtgagttactaTGTATATGGAAATTTCCCAGTACATATGTACTTGTATGACAGATGAAATCACTGTGCCAAATTTTACTAACAACCATTATTTTTCccatatattttacttgttgacttgaaaaaaaatattaaaattttcataaaaagggtTATACATTTTAAGGTGGTCGTATTGGAATATTTTTGGTCCCATTTGATTCAGAATTCAAAAATACCTTGTGTCATATGGACAGATTTCATTAGGTAGGTATCTACAAATTATTTATCCAGCTTGATCACAAGTAGGTTCGCACACACTTGCTCGCATGgtaaaagttgcttagaatggtgaagtttgtttgtttgc
Proteins encoded in this region:
- the LOC129907894 gene encoding uncharacterized protein LOC129907894, whose protein sequence is MMMAAGVLKLCESYKSFAMITQFLIVGVSVCICIVNAFDDNDYSNEPRDIPYQIHHQQQQLQQQQQQMPFSFENLQRLRAKLQNGAPYRYENNRNANSNQNNRNTYKNDQRIEPEEPAAVPKDQEISGVQKTHPNDNNQPKFNEMEFFDEFESNLPYGIQNVRRDLSSRSSRSQPLRMHKPKTTFQSLCPSKRLVIPLETIEYIYRPDHYEEVTCYHSYAPNRDYLSETNKVCSEAGFTCIQLNRTVYLTRRAKGSECWESETRIVPSGCECMWPKHTFGDIITYH